The region ATCACCCCGCTTAAATTCAACTTAATAGGAATGTAATTCATGATACGCTTGTTTTGGTTTTGCATCACCACTTTACGCGCATAAGAAATAGGGATTCTGCGCTCAGCTAATTCCACATAGATGATCGCAAAAATAGTCGCTAAAACAATCAGCACAATACCAATGAGCATTAAGATATTGATCACGCCCGTATTGACCAAATTGAATGTGCCTGAAATAGCTGATGGGATCCCTGAAACAATCCCAGCAAAAATAATAAGGCTAATCCCATTCCCCACGCCCCTTTGCGTGATTTGCTCCCCTATCCACATGAGCAGCATCGTCCCTGTAAGCATAGAAAACGCCGAAACGATCATAAAAACTTGCATATCAATCATGATCGCTCCATTCGCTCCTCCACTAATACTCCTTAAGCCCACTGAAACGCTCACCGCTTGGATTAGGGTGATTAAAATGGTCAAATAGCGCACGATTTGCATGTATTTTTGCATGCCGTCTCGCTCTTTTTTCATTTTAGCCAGGTTGGGGAAAGTCGCACTCAAAAGCTCCATGATAATGGAAGAAGTGATATAGGGCATGATACCCAAAGAGATGATACTCAAGCGAGAAACCGCATTCCCGCTAAACATGTTAAACAACCCCAAAGCGTTGTTGGAATTGCTGTCAAAAAAAGCCTTGATCGCTGCTAAATCTACGCCAGGAATGGGGATATAAGCTAAGACTCTGTAGAGAAATAAAAAACCCAAAGTGATGAGTATCTTACTAGCAATAGCTTTATTCATATTAACTTATTCCTCTTAAATCAAGCTGATACAATAGGGCATTACTTCTGCCCGCTTGTTTTGATTCTCTCATCTTTAATTTTAGAAGCCAAGTTTTTAGCGTCTTTACCGATCAATTTCACGCCTTCAATATAAAGGGGGAAATGGTGTAAAGCGCGCAAGCTTGAAAAAGTGATTTCTTCTAAATTTTTAATCGCTTCATTCTTTTCCACATTGATAGAATAAATATGAGAATCTTTAGTCCTAAAACCTATTTTAGGCAAACGGCGTTGTAAGGGTTGTTGCCCTCCTTCAAAGCCTCTTTTAGCCTTATAGCCTGTCCTTGCGGTTTGACCTTTACCGCCTCTTGTAGCGGTTTTTCCCATGCCGCTTCCTTGACCACGGCCCACTCGTTTGATTTTTTTAACGCTACCTTTAGCCGGTTTTAAATTTTCTAATCCCATTATAATATCCTTTTTAACTACGCCTTGATTTTCGCTAAAGCGTCAAAAGTCGCGCGCACCACATTATAGGGGTTGTTGGAGCCTAAAGATTTGGTGAGAATATCCTTAATGCCTGCTAATTCCACGATAGGGCGCGTTGAACCCCCAGCAATCACTCCCGTTCCCTCACTTGCCGGTTTGAGTAAAATACGACTTGCGTTGTATTTATGCTCAATATCATGAGCGATAGTCGTGCCTTTAATCGTTACATGAATGAGGTTTTTAAACGCATCATCTACCGCTTTTTTAATCGCATCAGGGACTTCTTTAGCCTTGCCTAAACCAAAGCCTACAAGCCCATTTTTATTGCCCACAACC is a window of Helicobacter pylori NQ4053 DNA encoding:
- the secY gene encoding preprotein translocase subunit SecY, with protein sequence MNKAIASKILITLGFLFLYRVLAYIPIPGVDLAAIKAFFDSNSNNALGLFNMFSGNAVSRLSIISLGIMPYITSSIIMELLSATFPNLAKMKKERDGMQKYMQIVRYLTILITLIQAVSVSVGLRSISGGANGAIMIDMQVFMIVSAFSMLTGTMLLMWIGEQITQRGVGNGISLIIFAGIVSGIPSAISGTFNLVNTGVINILMLIGIVLIVLATIFAIIYVELAERRIPISYARKVVMQNQNKRIMNYIPIKLNLSGVIPPIFASALLVFPSTILQQATSNKTLQAIADFLSPQGYAYNILMFLLIIFFAYFYSSIVFNSKDIADNLRRNGGYIPGLRPGEGTSSFLNSVASKLTLWGSLYLALISTVPWILVKAMGVPFYFGGTAVLIVVQVAIDTMKKIEAQIYMSKYKTLSAVGF
- the rplO gene encoding 50S ribosomal protein L15, whose protein sequence is MGLENLKPAKGSVKKIKRVGRGQGSGMGKTATRGGKGQTARTGYKAKRGFEGGQQPLQRRLPKIGFRTKDSHIYSINVEKNEAIKNLEEITFSSLRALHHFPLYIEGVKLIGKDAKNLASKIKDERIKTSGQK
- the rpsE gene encoding 30S ribosomal protein S5 → MEEINREEFQEVVVNIGRVTKVVKGGRRFRFNALVVVGNKNGLVGFGLGKAKEVPDAIKKAVDDAFKNLIHVTIKGTTIAHDIEHKYNASRILLKPASEGTGVIAGGSTRPIVELAGIKDILTKSLGSNNPYNVVRATFDALAKIKA